The Numenius arquata unplaced genomic scaffold, bNumArq3.hap1.1 HAP1_SCAFFOLD_1754, whole genome shotgun sequence genomic sequence GCCGAggcaagccccagccccggggtcagggtggggggggtcagggtgggggacCCAACGGGTGGCCCtgtcccgtcccccgtccccccccctccccgcagctccTGGCTGCCCCGGCCGGGGTCCCCCCACGGGGCAGGACGAGGGTTTGGGGAAGTCGGGGTGAAGAAAGAGGCATGAGGAGCCCAacggccgtgggggggggggggggtgtgagtgtgtgtgacacggggtggggggggggcggcaggcgCCTTCCTGGCCGTCACCCGGTCCCCCCCCACGCAGGGAGTGACTCGTCCTCATCCCCACCCTGGTCCTGCCGGGCTGAGTCACCCCTGGAGGGCCGGAGGGGGGGGTCGGGCCGCCTGCCAGctcagggggtgtgggggggggacatgcCAGGGACACCGGcgccagcccccccccggcccccgccgccccgagtgTTTGTGCAgtgggcggccgggccgggctctGTTTGCCCACGCCCAGCGAGCAAacagggcccgggggggggggcaccggttTTTGGGGGGGCTCCCCACCGCCATGGGGAAACtgagcccggggaggggggtcccaCCCgtgggggggtgccggggggggggatggtgggaTGGACCCACTCCTGCCCCAGTGCTGGGAGGGGCTGCGGGCGTCCGGGTCCCGTGGGAGGGGGGGCTCACGGTGTCCACTGGGGTGGCATGTACCtggggtgccccccctcccccatcccgGCACCCCCGGATCCACACATGGACCCCCCCCAAGTGGGGGGCTGGcgctgggggtgtccccccccgctCCGAGGCCTCTCGCTGTGGCCGGAAGGCCGGACTTCCCGATCTTCCTGGACTTCCCAGCGTTCCCGCGGCCGCCAGCCTGGCCCCCCCCCTcgccgcagcggggccggggagcgTCCCACCATGGGGACGTCACTGGTGGGGCTGtgttgggctggggggggggggggacggacacagaGTAgaccccccatcccccccccccccccccaatcaccCCCAGGAAGGGTGTCCCCAATTTGGGGCCAAACCCCGTCGCTGCTTGATCTCCCCGGAAAGGGGATGAGGCTTCGCTGCcggtgacacccccccacacacacccccaccccccaagggggggggggttcctggcCCCGTGGGGTGGCGGCAGCACCTCAACCCCTTCtgttcctccccccccaggtgtgCGGGGTGGCCCTCATCGCCATCGGCATCTACGCCCAGGTGGCCCTGGATAAGACGCTGGTGGTCAGCAGCGCCTCCGCCTCCAGCACCCCCGTGGCCATCCTGGTGCTGGGCATCATCAtcttcttcatctccttcttCGGCTGCTGCGGCGCCTGGAAGGAGAGTTACTGCATGGTCACCACGGTGAGCACCCCCTCGGGCCCTAaacacctccccccccaaccttaatccccccccccccaaaccctgacacccaccctgtgtccccccacccctcgcAGTTCGCCGTCCTGCTCAGCATCATCTTCCTGGTGGAGATCGCCGCCGCCATCGCCGGATACGTCTTCAAGGACAAGGTGGGGGATATGTGGGGATGGGGCACAGGTGCTGTGGACCCCCCCGGGTGCTACAGACCCCCCCCactgacacacccccccccccataccccccccccgtgcccccaggTCCGCTCGGTGCTGGAGGAGGGGCTGTGGGACGCCATGCGCAAGTACGGGGAGGACAAGCCCTTGACGGAGGGGGTGGACGAGCTCCAGAGGGATGTGAGTAACGGGGTGaccacttggggggggggggagatggggatggggggggccaGGGCTTGGTCACCCGCTGACCCcgtggggttccccccccccccccccccgcccagttcGCTTGCTGTGGAGCCAACAACTACACGGACTGGGCCACCATCGAGCAGTTCAAGGTCAACAACACGGTGCCCCGCTCCTGCTGCCGCAACGCCACCGTCCCCTCCTGCAACCTccgccccagccccgccaccGTCTACGAGAAGgtgaggacccccccccaccccccagtatCCCTCCCCCCCTACCTCGGCCAGAGGGGTCCAGCCGCCCcctgagcgcccccccccccccgctgctcccCCAGGGCTGCCTCCAGAGCATCGAAGCCTGGATGAAGAAGAACATCCTCATCGTGGCTGCCGTCGCGCTGGGCATCGCCTTCTTCGAGGTAGgacgtggggctgagcccccccccccctccccaaagtgtggggctgagcctccccaccttccccccccgccacgtgtggggcaggatggggaccacccccctcccctctccctttccagATCCTGGGCATCATCTTCGCCTGCTGCCTGATGAAGGGCATCCGCAGCGGCTACGAGGTCATGTAGCCCCCCACCCCggtgggtgctgcagccccccccgcctCTCACtatcccccccccgggggggcttcAGGGGCTGCTCCCACTCTCTCACCCCCTGCAAGCTCCCCCAGGGCAGGGCCCCAAGTGCCAAACGCCCCCCCCCGTTGGACCCCTCTGTGGgttgggggggtgttgggggggccAGAGGAGCGTCCCCGGGtttggaaataaagagaaaagcttCTGTAGAGCCGTGTGTCCCCCTGTGCtcaccgggctgggggggggggggtagcccCCAGTTGCTGCCCTGTCCATTGAATGCACCGGAACCTCCCAGCCAGGAAGGGACTGGTCCCAGTGGGAGCAATGGgagttggggcggggggggtgtgacaTGGGACACACAACACATCTGgcctggtgctgggggggggcagcttgCCTCAGGGCT encodes the following:
- the CD63 gene encoding CD63 antigen isoform X1; the encoded protein is MAVEGGMKCVKFLVFIFNFIFWVCGVALIAIGIYAQVALDKTLVVSSASASSTPVAILVLGIIIFFISFFGCCGAWKESYCMVTTFAVLLSIIFLVEIAAAIAGYVFKDKVRSVLEEGLWDAMRKYGEDKPLTEGVDELQRDFACCGANNYTDWATIEQFKVNNTVPRSCCRNATVPSCNLRPSPATVYEKGCLQSIEAWMKKNILIVAAVALGIAFFEILGIIFACCLMKGIRSGYEVM
- the CD63 gene encoding CD63 antigen isoform X2: MVTTFAVLLSIIFLVEIAAAIAGYVFKDKVRSVLEEGLWDAMRKYGEDKPLTEGVDELQRDFACCGANNYTDWATIEQFKVNNTVPRSCCRNATVPSCNLRPSPATVYEKGCLQSIEAWMKKNILIVAAVALGIAFFEILGIIFACCLMKGIRSGYEVM